One window of Sphingomonas sp. KC8 genomic DNA carries:
- a CDS encoding S9 family peptidase, with protein MLRYSLLVGSSLFACASAFAQTMSPEAAFGARESVVGASLSPNGARVAFLAPGKGQGNILFTVPIDGSTPAVQALAAGGDPERLTDCDWVSDRRLVCNVFAVHPGVGEAIGVSRIVAVNIDGSELKLVSRRQSMDALYFNRFGGAVIDWLPGQDGAILFGRAYVPDAMVGKRIGNRQEGYGVDRVDTLTLESKRVVPPIRDAIEFISDGSGNIRLKGVAEYKGDGYTTGVTRYAYRQVDSEDWRGFGEYDAIKQEGLNPYAVDPVENVAYGFMKKDGRQALFKRFLDGTLRDELVFSRPDVDVDGLIRLGRKGRIVGLSFATDRRNAIYFDEPLRRLGEGLAKALPDQPLINFESESADGQKLLVWAGSDVDPGSYFIFDRGTKQLRPLMYSRPELVGYKLAPVRSINVRASDGTMIPGYLTLPVGSSGKGLPTIVMPHGGPGSRDEWGFDWLAQYYAHRGYAVLQPNFRGSTGYGDAWFKNNGFQSWRIAIGDVVDSGRWLISEGIADPKKLAILGWSYGGYAALQSGVVAPDLYKAIVAIAPVTDLNDLKEQYRNTSAFVEVQRFVGSGPHIREGSPAQHAAAIHAPVMLFHGELDRNVDVRASKLMASKLTDAGKGPQVILYPGLDHYLEDSAVRADLLGKSDAFLKKSMGM; from the coding sequence ATGTTGCGATATTCGTTGCTTGTTGGCAGCAGTCTGTTTGCATGCGCATCGGCATTTGCGCAAACGATGTCACCGGAGGCAGCCTTTGGTGCGCGCGAGAGCGTGGTCGGCGCTTCGCTTTCCCCGAACGGCGCACGAGTCGCCTTCCTGGCCCCTGGCAAAGGGCAGGGAAACATATTGTTCACGGTCCCGATCGACGGCAGCACGCCGGCCGTGCAGGCTTTGGCCGCAGGTGGAGATCCGGAGCGATTGACGGATTGTGACTGGGTGTCTGACAGACGCCTTGTCTGCAATGTCTTTGCGGTCCATCCCGGCGTGGGAGAGGCCATCGGTGTTTCGCGGATCGTGGCCGTCAATATCGACGGCAGCGAACTCAAGCTCGTCAGCCGCCGTCAAAGTATGGATGCGCTTTATTTCAATCGGTTTGGTGGTGCCGTTATCGACTGGTTGCCGGGCCAGGATGGCGCGATACTGTTTGGAAGGGCCTACGTGCCAGACGCGATGGTCGGCAAGCGGATCGGGAACCGGCAGGAGGGCTATGGTGTTGATCGCGTCGACACGCTGACACTGGAATCTAAACGCGTTGTCCCTCCAATTCGTGATGCGATTGAATTTATCAGCGACGGCAGCGGCAATATCCGGCTGAAGGGTGTCGCAGAATATAAAGGTGACGGCTATACTACCGGTGTCACCCGCTACGCTTATCGTCAAGTTGATAGCGAAGATTGGAGAGGATTTGGTGAATATGATGCAATCAAACAGGAGGGTTTAAATCCATACGCGGTTGATCCTGTAGAAAATGTTGCTTACGGATTCATGAAGAAGGACGGACGTCAGGCGCTGTTCAAGCGGTTTCTGGATGGGACGTTGCGAGATGAATTGGTATTTAGCCGGCCTGATGTCGATGTGGACGGATTGATCCGTCTGGGGCGGAAGGGAAGGATTGTTGGTCTGTCATTTGCGACTGACCGCAGGAATGCCATATATTTCGATGAGCCATTGAGGAGATTGGGTGAGGGGCTTGCTAAGGCATTGCCGGATCAACCACTCATCAATTTCGAAAGCGAAAGCGCAGACGGCCAGAAACTGTTGGTATGGGCCGGCAGTGATGTCGATCCAGGCAGCTATTTCATATTCGATCGCGGTACGAAACAATTGCGTCCGCTCATGTATAGCCGGCCGGAACTGGTCGGATATAAGCTTGCGCCGGTGCGATCGATCAATGTCCGCGCCTCGGATGGAACGATGATACCCGGCTATCTTACGCTGCCGGTGGGTTCTTCGGGTAAAGGCCTGCCGACGATCGTCATGCCGCATGGCGGGCCAGGATCGCGCGACGAATGGGGTTTCGATTGGCTTGCCCAATATTATGCCCATCGTGGCTATGCGGTGTTGCAGCCGAATTTTCGCGGATCGACCGGCTATGGAGACGCCTGGTTCAAGAATAACGGCTTTCAATCATGGCGGATAGCGATCGGCGACGTGGTGGACAGCGGCCGTTGGCTGATTTCGGAAGGGATTGCCGATCCGAAAAAACTGGCGATATTGGGCTGGTCCTATGGTGGCTATGCTGCGCTCCAGTCGGGCGTCGTCGCGCCCGATCTTTACAAGGCCATCGTGGCGATTGCGCCGGTCACCGATCTGAATGACCTGAAGGAGCAGTATCGCAACACTTCCGCCTTCGTCGAAGTACAGCGTTTCGTCGGTAGTGGTCCGCACATTCGCGAAGGATCACCCGCCCAGCATGCGGCTGCGATCCACGCGCCGGTCATGCTGTTCCACGGCGAACTCGATCGCAATGTTGATGTCCGGGCATCGAAGCTGATGGCCAGCAAGTTGACCGATGCGGGGAAGGGGCCGCAAGTGATTCTCTACCCCGGCCTCGATCACTATCTGGAGGATTCGGCCGTTCGTGCCGACTTGCTCGGCAAGAGCGATGCGTTTTTGAAGAAATCGATGGGGATGTAA
- the rpsD gene encoding 30S ribosomal protein S4, whose product MSKRHSAKYKIDRRMGENIWGRPKSPVNRREYGPGQHGQRRKSKVSDYGLQLKAKQKLKGYYGEVTEKQFKRAYTEASKMKGDTSQNLIGLLERRLDAVVYRAKFAPTVFSARQLVSHGHIRVNGVKCNIASRQVKPGDEITLGTKAQEMALVLEAQSLSERDIPEYVAPDGAAKVTFVRVPTLDEVPYPVKMEPNLVVEFYSR is encoded by the coding sequence ATGTCGAAGCGCCATAGCGCCAAGTACAAGATCGATCGCCGCATGGGCGAAAACATCTGGGGCCGCCCGAAAAGCCCGGTGAACCGTCGTGAATATGGCCCCGGCCAGCACGGCCAGCGCCGCAAGAGCAAGGTTTCCGATTATGGTCTCCAGCTCAAGGCGAAGCAGAAGCTGAAGGGCTATTACGGCGAAGTCACCGAAAAGCAGTTCAAGCGCGCCTACACCGAAGCCTCGAAGATGAAGGGCGATACGTCCCAGAATCTGATCGGCCTGCTGGAACGCCGCCTCGATGCCGTCGTCTACCGCGCCAAGTTCGCGCCGACGGTGTTCTCGGCCCGCCAGCTCGTCAGCCACGGCCACATCCGCGTCAACGGCGTGAAGTGCAACATCGCATCGCGTCAGGTGAAGCCGGGCGACGAAATCACGCTGGGTACCAAGGCGCAGGAAATGGCGCTGGTTCTGGAAGCACAGAGCCTGTCCGAACGCGACATTCCGGAATATGTGGCCCCCGACGGCGCCGCCAAGGTGACCTTCGTGCGCGTGCCCACGCTCGACGAAGTGCCTTACCCGGTGAAGATGGAACCGAATCTGGTCGTCGAATTCTATTCGCGCTGA
- a CDS encoding chorismate mutase, which produces MSETLSAAACTTMAEVRAAIDALDERIVTLLGERMRYMDAAARIKPTRGAVRDEPRKAQVIENAAAVAERVGFPVELVRALYEQLVEGSIAYELDRFDAR; this is translated from the coding sequence ATGTCAGAAACACTTTCCGCCGCTGCCTGCACCACCATGGCCGAAGTCCGCGCCGCGATCGACGCGCTGGACGAACGCATCGTCACCCTGTTGGGTGAACGGATGCGCTACATGGATGCCGCCGCCCGCATCAAGCCGACGCGCGGCGCCGTCCGTGACGAACCGCGCAAGGCGCAGGTGATCGAGAATGCCGCCGCCGTCGCCGAACGGGTGGGCTTTCCGGTGGAACTGGTGCGTGCCCTTTATGAACAACTGGTCGAAGGCTCGATCGCTTACGAACTGGATCGGTTCGACGCGCGCTGA